A region from the Agrococcus sp. SL85 genome encodes:
- a CDS encoding 3-hydroxyacyl-CoA dehydrogenase family protein, which yields MTTRTIAVVGSGYMGGGIAQVLALAGHDVRIADVSQEIAEQNLQRLLDEAAAFVADGLFPADAVSRIREHLTAAASIEEAVADADLIEEAVPERIEIKHETLRRISAAARPEAVISSNTSTILIERLAEAVERPERFLGVHFSNPAPFIPGVEIIPHAGTDEAAVALAEAVVAETGKETARVSDATGFVLNRLQYALFHEATQLVEEGVATPDDIDTIVRTTFGFRLPFFGPFAIADMAGLDVYSFCYASLQTRWPERFATPESLQRLVDEGRLGTKSGAGYLDVPAERTPELVAYRNRAYVAMQRLKDELGPAPIHPASTDEAAAR from the coding sequence ATGACCACCAGGACCATCGCCGTCGTCGGCTCCGGCTACATGGGCGGCGGCATCGCGCAGGTGCTCGCGCTCGCGGGCCACGACGTGCGCATCGCCGACGTCTCGCAGGAGATCGCCGAGCAGAACCTCCAGCGGCTCCTCGACGAGGCCGCCGCCTTCGTCGCCGACGGGCTCTTCCCGGCCGACGCGGTGTCGCGGATCCGCGAGCACCTCACGGCCGCCGCATCGATCGAGGAGGCCGTCGCCGACGCCGACCTCATCGAGGAGGCGGTGCCGGAGAGGATCGAGATCAAGCACGAGACGCTGCGGCGCATCTCGGCCGCCGCGCGGCCCGAGGCCGTCATCAGCTCGAACACCTCGACGATCCTCATCGAGCGCCTCGCGGAGGCCGTCGAGCGCCCCGAGCGCTTCCTCGGCGTGCACTTCTCGAACCCGGCGCCCTTCATCCCCGGCGTCGAGATCATCCCGCACGCGGGCACCGACGAGGCCGCCGTCGCGCTCGCCGAGGCGGTCGTGGCGGAGACGGGCAAGGAGACCGCGCGCGTCTCCGACGCGACCGGCTTCGTGCTCAACCGCCTGCAGTACGCGCTCTTCCACGAGGCCACGCAGCTCGTCGAGGAGGGCGTCGCGACCCCCGACGACATCGACACGATCGTCCGCACGACCTTCGGCTTCCGCCTGCCGTTCTTCGGCCCCTTCGCGATCGCCGACATGGCCGGCCTCGACGTCTACTCGTTCTGCTACGCCTCGCTGCAGACGCGGTGGCCCGAGCGCTTCGCGACGCCCGAGAGCCTGCAGCGGCTCGTCGACGAGGGCAGGCTCGGCACGAAGTCGGGTGCCGGCTACCTCGACGTGCCCGCCGAGCGCACGCCCGAGCTCGTCGCCTACCGCAACCGCGCCTACGTCGCGATGCAGCGGCTGAAGGACGAGCTCGGGCCCGCACCCATCCACCCCGCCTCGACCGACGAGGCCGCCGCGCGCTGA
- a CDS encoding sugar phosphate isomerase/epimerase family protein, which translates to MAQQPAFTAEEWPIATCLHGIPAVGRDGVALHDAPAEVWDAAFAQVADVGFAMAELADSHIRPADLEASRKDELFDILATHGISLPSVHLQRQSVIMPGHEERNLAYAHRTIDAAAEWGMQVFSTGLHQPFSEAQRAALWFWTAQGPKDPDDPEVWAAAVSRLRELGRHAAEVGLRMSLEMYEDTYLGTADSAVRLVEEIGLDNVGLNPDIANLIRLHRPIEDWREMHAKTLPYANYWHVKNYTRDEAADGSWATSVPSSMEAGLINYRQVVRDALELGFDGIFLMEHYGGDSLGNCSTNERYLRSLLPKG; encoded by the coding sequence ATGGCACAGCAGCCTGCGTTCACCGCCGAGGAGTGGCCCATCGCCACCTGCCTGCACGGGATCCCCGCCGTGGGCCGAGACGGCGTCGCCCTCCACGACGCGCCCGCCGAGGTCTGGGACGCCGCGTTCGCGCAGGTCGCCGACGTCGGCTTCGCCATGGCCGAGCTCGCCGACAGCCACATCCGGCCCGCCGACCTCGAGGCGAGCCGCAAGGACGAGCTCTTCGACATCCTCGCGACGCACGGCATCTCGCTGCCCTCGGTGCACCTGCAGCGGCAGAGCGTCATCATGCCGGGCCACGAGGAGCGCAACCTCGCCTACGCCCACCGCACGATCGACGCCGCGGCCGAGTGGGGCATGCAGGTCTTCTCCACCGGCCTGCACCAGCCCTTCTCCGAGGCGCAGCGCGCGGCGCTGTGGTTCTGGACCGCGCAGGGGCCGAAGGACCCCGACGACCCCGAGGTGTGGGCCGCGGCGGTCTCTCGCCTGCGGGAGCTCGGCCGGCACGCGGCCGAGGTGGGGCTCCGGATGTCGCTCGAGATGTACGAGGACACCTACCTCGGCACCGCCGACTCCGCGGTGCGCCTCGTCGAGGAGATCGGGCTCGACAACGTCGGCCTCAACCCCGACATCGCCAACCTCATCCGCCTCCACCGGCCCATCGAGGACTGGCGCGAGATGCACGCCAAGACGCTGCCCTATGCGAACTACTGGCACGTGAAGAACTACACGCGCGACGAGGCCGCCGACGGCTCGTGGGCCACGAGCGTCCCCAGCTCGATGGAGGCCGGCCTCATCAACTACCGCCAGGTCGTGCGCGACGCGCTCGAGCTCGGCTTCGACGGCATCTTCCTCATGGAGCACTACGGCGGCGACAGCCTCGGCAACTGCTCCACCAACGAGCGCTACCTCCGATCGCTCCTCCCGAAGGGCTGA
- a CDS encoding GntR family transcriptional regulator has protein sequence MSAALPIRGVSELERRGLRDRVYDRILAMLLEGDVEPGSRLSIDTLAKQLDVSPTPVREAMVQLERTGLVTREALKGYRVAPPLGEAQLAELFDARMMLELEAARLAAPRAEALVPELQRAHEAHEACAARIVAAMEQGEVPVAITRDYFEADNAFHRLIFAATGNRYLVAMHSDLGALTHRLRQAVLRGTSDVEEAHVEHEAILRAFEHHDEGAAVAAMRAHIAGVRARSIGEERAAG, from the coding sequence ATGAGCGCCGCGCTGCCGATCCGCGGCGTGAGCGAGCTCGAGCGCAGGGGGCTCCGCGACCGCGTCTACGACCGCATCCTCGCGATGCTGCTCGAGGGCGACGTCGAGCCGGGCTCGCGCCTCTCGATCGACACGCTCGCGAAGCAGCTCGACGTCTCGCCCACGCCCGTGCGCGAGGCGATGGTGCAGCTCGAGCGCACGGGCCTCGTGACGCGCGAGGCGCTCAAGGGCTACCGCGTGGCGCCGCCGCTCGGCGAGGCGCAGCTCGCCGAGCTCTTCGACGCGCGCATGATGCTCGAGCTCGAGGCGGCTCGGCTCGCGGCGCCCCGGGCCGAGGCGCTCGTGCCCGAGCTGCAGCGCGCGCACGAGGCGCACGAGGCGTGCGCCGCCCGCATCGTGGCTGCCATGGAGCAGGGCGAGGTGCCCGTCGCGATCACGCGCGACTACTTCGAGGCCGACAACGCCTTCCACCGGCTCATCTTCGCCGCGACGGGCAACCGCTACCTCGTCGCGATGCACAGCGACCTCGGCGCCCTCACGCACCGCCTGCGGCAGGCGGTGCTGCGCGGCACGAGCGACGTGGAGGAGGCCCACGTCGAGCACGAGGCGATCCTGCGCGCCTTCGAGCACCACGACGAGGGCGCGGCGGTCGCGGCGATGCGCGCCCACATCGCGGGCGTGCGCGCGCGCTCGATCGGCGAGGAGCGCGCGGCAGGCTGA
- a CDS encoding triose-phosphate isomerase — protein MAYEPVWAIGAPAPAGDDHIRAVGGALRAHLAGDPALDAQVIYGGSAGPGLLPRIADGVDGMFLGRFAHDPAAFGRILDEAHELAGASR, from the coding sequence GTGGCGTACGAGCCCGTCTGGGCGATCGGCGCGCCCGCGCCCGCGGGCGACGACCACATCCGCGCGGTCGGCGGGGCGCTCCGCGCCCACCTCGCCGGCGATCCCGCGCTCGACGCGCAGGTCATCTACGGCGGCAGCGCGGGCCCCGGCCTCCTGCCGCGCATCGCCGACGGCGTCGACGGCATGTTCCTCGGCCGCTTCGCGCACGACCCCGCCGCGTTCGGCCGCATCCTCGACGAGGCGCACGAGCTCGCGGGGGCGTCGCGATGA